A stretch of Roseibium porphyridii DNA encodes these proteins:
- a CDS encoding tetratricopeptide repeat protein: MIQRLGKTGTVLGALMIAGMAGEALAFDGQPAAPRTIGPQDLSPSEALRAGARQYYSGDKAAALSSLQYAAENGQPMAAWKLGEMYSKGDGVKEDDLKAFEYYSQIVREHGDDRPDAPDAPFVSSAFVALGSYYLTGIDGAVPQSESRARQIFTHAASYFGDAAAQYELGRMYQNNNSRMAVRWYNLAALKGHVGAQARLGETLYEIGNSEKKKARGLMWMTVARAQASGVDASWINAMHEQYFAVSPETVRQQARSLADGWIEQNRPDILASQQVPSQ; this comes from the coding sequence TTGATTCAACGCCTAGGAAAAACCGGAACTGTGCTCGGTGCGTTGATGATTGCGGGCATGGCAGGTGAGGCGCTGGCGTTTGATGGACAGCCGGCCGCCCCGAGAACCATTGGTCCGCAAGATCTTTCTCCCAGCGAAGCTTTGCGCGCTGGAGCGCGTCAATACTATTCCGGTGACAAAGCTGCAGCGCTCAGCTCTCTGCAATACGCTGCGGAAAACGGTCAGCCTATGGCAGCGTGGAAACTTGGCGAAATGTACTCCAAGGGCGACGGCGTCAAAGAAGACGACCTGAAGGCGTTTGAGTACTACAGCCAGATCGTTCGCGAACATGGTGATGATCGGCCGGACGCGCCTGATGCGCCGTTTGTTTCCAGCGCGTTTGTGGCACTCGGGTCATATTATCTGACCGGAATTGACGGTGCGGTTCCACAAAGTGAAAGCCGTGCACGTCAGATTTTTACTCACGCAGCCTCCTATTTTGGTGACGCGGCCGCTCAGTACGAGCTTGGACGGATGTACCAGAACAACAACAGCCGCATGGCCGTGCGTTGGTACAATCTGGCAGCCCTCAAAGGACATGTTGGAGCTCAGGCACGCCTGGGCGAGACACTCTACGAGATCGGCAACTCCGAAAAGAAGAAGGCGCGCGGGTTGATGTGGATGACAGTCGCGCGCGCGCAGGCCTCTGGTGTCGATGCGAGCTGGATCAACGCGATGCACGAACAATATTTCGCGGTCTCTCCCGAAACCGTGCGCCAGCAAGCGCGTTCGCTAGCTGATGGATGGATCGAACAAAACCGACCGGACATCCTGGCCTCACAGCAGGTTCCGTCTCAATAA
- the parE gene encoding DNA topoisomerase IV subunit B gives MSAKDDLFAGNAAVSTPVEQETPSRAPQKPRSMPAVTAVSDDYSAADIEVLEGLEPVRRRPGMYIGGTDEKALHHLFAEVIDNSMDEAVAGHATWIDVTLADDGYLTITDNGRGIPVDPHPKFKDKSALEVIMTTLHAGGKFDSKVYETSGGLHGVGISVVNALSEELVVEVARSRKLYRQTFRRGKADGPLELVGDTQNRRGTQVRFKPDDQIFGKGAKFQPARLLKMARSKAYLFGGVEIRWHCAPNLLSDKDETPAEAVFHFPGGLKDFLAERLTKERRVVDEVFAGRTDNAGKHGSVEWAVSWFAGDGFVNSYCNTVPTPEGGTHEAGFRYALLRGLKAYGELTNNKKASIITGDDVLTSAGGMLSVFIREPEFVGQTKDKLATNEATRIAEAAVRDAFDHWLTASPNQANKLLEWVIDRAEERLRRRQEKDVARKTAVRKLRLPGKLADCSANQADGTELFIVEGDSAGGSAKQARNRSNQAVLPLRGKILNVANAGRDKLVANQQLADLIQALGCGSRSQYRETDLRYEKIVIMTDADVDGAHIASLLITFFYREMPELIRGGHLYLAVPPLYRLSQGGKTLYARDDAHKDELLETVFKGRSKVEIGRFKGLGEMLPAQLKETTMDPSKRSLLKVDVDESEIGDTNDAVERLMGNKPEARFRFIQDNAEFAEDLDI, from the coding sequence ATGAGTGCGAAAGACGATTTATTTGCCGGCAATGCCGCAGTTTCTACTCCTGTGGAGCAGGAAACGCCATCTCGCGCACCACAGAAACCTCGCTCCATGCCTGCGGTTACCGCCGTTTCCGATGACTATTCTGCAGCTGACATTGAAGTTCTTGAAGGTCTGGAACCGGTTCGCCGTCGGCCAGGCATGTATATCGGCGGGACCGATGAAAAGGCACTGCATCACCTATTCGCTGAGGTGATCGACAATTCCATGGATGAAGCGGTCGCCGGGCACGCAACATGGATCGATGTAACGCTTGCGGACGACGGCTATCTGACGATTACGGACAATGGTCGTGGCATCCCCGTCGACCCTCATCCGAAATTCAAGGACAAGTCCGCGCTGGAAGTCATCATGACAACGCTGCACGCGGGCGGAAAATTCGACAGTAAGGTCTACGAAACCTCCGGCGGCCTCCATGGTGTCGGTATTTCAGTCGTCAACGCCTTGTCTGAAGAACTGGTCGTTGAAGTTGCCCGCAGCCGTAAGCTTTACCGCCAGACCTTTCGCCGTGGTAAGGCGGATGGTCCTCTGGAACTGGTGGGCGACACCCAGAACCGCCGTGGAACACAAGTACGCTTCAAACCCGACGACCAGATTTTCGGAAAAGGTGCAAAATTCCAACCGGCGCGCTTGCTCAAGATGGCGCGGTCGAAGGCCTATCTGTTCGGCGGCGTAGAGATCCGCTGGCACTGTGCGCCAAACCTCTTGTCCGACAAGGATGAAACGCCTGCAGAAGCTGTTTTCCACTTTCCAGGTGGTTTGAAGGACTTTCTCGCCGAACGGCTGACCAAAGAACGCAGGGTCGTTGATGAGGTCTTCGCCGGACGAACAGACAATGCTGGCAAACATGGTTCGGTGGAATGGGCTGTCAGCTGGTTTGCCGGCGACGGGTTCGTCAATTCCTATTGTAATACGGTACCGACACCGGAAGGCGGAACGCACGAGGCGGGCTTCCGCTATGCACTGCTTCGTGGATTAAAAGCCTACGGTGAGCTGACCAACAACAAAAAAGCGTCCATCATCACCGGCGACGACGTGCTCACCTCCGCCGGCGGAATGCTCTCCGTATTCATCCGCGAACCTGAGTTTGTCGGCCAAACCAAAGACAAGCTCGCGACCAATGAGGCAACTCGAATAGCAGAAGCGGCCGTGCGAGATGCGTTTGACCATTGGCTGACCGCATCGCCCAATCAGGCCAACAAACTGCTTGAGTGGGTTATCGATCGCGCGGAGGAGCGGCTTCGTCGCCGGCAGGAGAAAGACGTCGCGCGTAAAACCGCCGTCCGAAAACTCCGGCTTCCTGGCAAACTTGCCGACTGTTCAGCCAACCAGGCAGATGGCACCGAACTCTTTATTGTCGAGGGTGACTCGGCGGGTGGTTCTGCAAAGCAGGCGCGCAACAGATCCAACCAGGCCGTATTGCCGCTGCGCGGAAAAATTCTGAACGTCGCCAACGCTGGTCGCGACAAACTCGTTGCCAATCAGCAACTGGCGGATCTTATTCAAGCACTTGGATGCGGCAGCAGATCTCAGTATCGCGAGACCGATCTTCGATACGAGAAGATCGTAATCATGACAGATGCCGATGTGGATGGCGCGCACATTGCTTCACTTTTGATTACGTTCTTTTACCGTGAAATGCCTGAACTTATTCGCGGAGGCCATCTCTATCTTGCGGTTCCGCCTCTCTACCGTCTCAGCCAAGGTGGAAAAACTCTGTATGCTCGCGACGACGCGCATAAAGATGAACTGCTGGAAACTGTATTCAAAGGCAGATCCAAGGTCGAAATTGGCCGTTTTAAAGGGCTTGGAGAAATGCTTCCGGCTCAGTTGAAAGAAACCACGATGGATCCCTCGAAACGTTCACTTCTCAAGGTGGACGTAGATGAGAGTGAAATTGGAGATACCAATGATGCCGTCGAGAGGCTAATGGGCAATAAACCCGAAGCCAGGTTCCGTTTCATTCAAGACAATGCAGAATTTGCAGAGGACCTTGATATTTAG
- a CDS encoding sulfotransferase family 2 domain-containing protein, producing the protein MLNRVYSVFDRRLRPLRNHVYLVFPEHNIAYARVAEPAFQALGGVLNHLAGNKHSLQSIRQDTHASERNEQLLFHGNVELLTARELKRRYPDTKVIAWVQDPAQRLSYCYERVILSQNALPSYYSESGFDQLMSPQEFVEHISSISDLEADNLFRSQSAALTHKGTLTADIVLQVEQFDHSLAAFLSESTVAMRNIPRSRYRISDFVSYGTLCSFEDEGIRRKLQRRYHADYDLFYAEEAAYA; encoded by the coding sequence ATGTTAAACCGGGTTTATTCAGTTTTCGACCGACGGCTGCGACCGCTGCGCAATCACGTTTATCTCGTATTTCCAGAGCACAATATTGCCTACGCGCGCGTAGCCGAGCCTGCTTTTCAGGCCCTTGGTGGTGTTCTCAATCATTTGGCGGGTAACAAACACTCGCTGCAGTCGATCAGACAAGATACCCATGCCAGCGAACGGAATGAGCAGCTTCTATTTCATGGCAATGTCGAGTTGCTCACAGCTCGAGAGCTAAAGAGACGGTACCCAGACACAAAAGTGATCGCCTGGGTTCAAGATCCCGCTCAACGTCTGTCCTACTGTTATGAGCGTGTCATTCTGTCTCAAAATGCCTTGCCTTCCTATTACAGCGAAAGTGGCTTTGATCAGCTTATGTCACCACAGGAATTCGTCGAACATATTTCGTCAATTTCGGACCTGGAAGCTGACAACCTGTTCCGCAGCCAATCAGCTGCATTGACACACAAGGGCACGCTGACTGCAGACATCGTCCTGCAAGTAGAGCAATTTGATCATTCGCTTGCCGCTTTCCTGTCTGAAAGCACGGTTGCGATGCGCAATATACCAAGATCTCGGTATCGTATTTCAGATTTCGTCTCCTACGGCACTTTGTGCTCGTTTGAAGACGAAGGAATTCGCCGGAAACTGCAACGGCGCTACCATGCTGACTACGATCTCTTTTATGCCGAAGAAGCAGCTTACGCCTGA
- a CDS encoding DEAD/DEAH box helicase, with protein MAFDTLGLSEKVLSAVDAAGYKEPTAIQAGAIPQVLERRDILGIAQTGTGKTASFTLPMLTLLEKGRARARMPRTLILEPTRELAAQVEENFEKYGTNHKLNVALLIGGVSFAEQDKKLDRGTDVLIATPGRLLDHFERGKLLLQGVEILVIDEADRMLDMGFIPDIERICKLIPFTRQTLFFSATMPPEIQRLTETFLQNPARIEVAPTSSTAENVTQLLKASPSKDYEKRAALRELLEGAEDLKNAIVFCNRKRDVSTLFRSLERHEYNVGTLHGDMDQRTRMLMLDNFRKGNIKLLVASDVAARGLDIPEVSHVFNYDVPSNAEDYVHRIGRTGRAGRSGTAYTLVTGEDQKYLEAIEALIKMSIDWTGDAIDFEAVAKERKARRKAGKSAKTAASSNDNEADQPKPANSRRRSQQKNRDGNDNRNEEQQDALNTLPISNIPHKSSGKKTRSDKMEPAFGAGVHIPAFLLREPRPKKAS; from the coding sequence ATGGCATTTGATACTCTCGGTTTAAGCGAGAAGGTCCTCTCTGCAGTTGATGCAGCAGGTTATAAAGAACCAACGGCAATCCAAGCGGGTGCCATACCTCAGGTTCTTGAGCGGCGTGACATTCTTGGCATTGCTCAAACGGGCACAGGTAAAACAGCCAGTTTTACTCTGCCCATGTTGACATTGCTCGAAAAGGGTCGTGCTCGCGCCCGCATGCCACGGACGCTCATTCTCGAGCCGACACGAGAACTTGCCGCTCAGGTCGAAGAGAATTTCGAAAAGTATGGAACCAATCACAAGCTCAACGTTGCGCTCCTGATTGGCGGCGTATCTTTCGCGGAGCAGGACAAGAAACTCGATCGCGGTACCGATGTCCTGATCGCGACGCCCGGTCGTCTTCTGGACCATTTCGAACGCGGCAAGCTTCTGTTGCAGGGCGTAGAGATCCTGGTGATCGATGAGGCCGACCGGATGCTCGACATGGGTTTCATTCCGGACATTGAACGGATCTGCAAACTGATCCCGTTTACGCGGCAAACACTGTTCTTTTCCGCAACCATGCCGCCCGAAATTCAACGATTGACTGAGACTTTTCTTCAGAACCCCGCGCGGATCGAAGTTGCGCCGACGTCTTCGACAGCGGAAAACGTAACGCAGCTTCTCAAGGCGTCGCCATCGAAAGACTATGAGAAGCGTGCTGCGCTTCGTGAGCTTCTGGAAGGCGCTGAAGACCTCAAGAACGCGATCGTCTTCTGCAACAGAAAACGAGACGTCTCGACACTGTTCCGCTCTCTCGAGCGTCACGAATACAATGTCGGCACATTGCATGGTGATATGGATCAGCGAACCCGTATGCTGATGCTCGACAATTTCCGAAAGGGTAACATCAAACTCCTGGTTGCCAGCGATGTTGCTGCGCGCGGCCTCGACATCCCCGAAGTCAGCCATGTCTTCAATTATGATGTTCCCAGCAATGCGGAAGATTACGTTCACAGGATCGGACGCACAGGGCGTGCCGGTCGCTCAGGAACTGCCTATACGCTCGTGACCGGTGAAGACCAGAAGTACCTGGAAGCTATTGAGGCTTTGATCAAGATGTCGATCGACTGGACCGGTGACGCGATTGACTTCGAAGCTGTTGCAAAAGAGCGGAAAGCGCGTCGGAAAGCAGGAAAGTCCGCCAAGACTGCTGCATCAAGCAACGACAACGAGGCAGATCAGCCAAAACCAGCCAACTCACGCCGCCGTTCCCAGCAAAAGAATCGTGACGGCAACGACAATCGAAATGAGGAGCAACAGGACGCCTTGAACACTTTGCCAATCTCCAACATTCCGCACAAATCTAGCGGGAAAAAGACTCGCAGCGACAAAATGGAGCCTGCGTTTGGTGCCGGTGTTCACATTCCTGCTTTCCTTCTGCGCGAACCAAGACCAAAAAAAGCGTCCTAA
- a CDS encoding GGDEF domain-containing protein: MADDDDHKRTIQYGESAISYIKKNVLPAYPRSYELWYTYSAGYNQGLNRAINDTIKASGRVSTDEMLTLYGRFLSPTRLGDRLDEVGSKVSREVEELVDTLKLSADATSDYGSALEQAGEKIKSIEDAEKLQIYVTHLVKSTQNAVATNRKLESQLLESKKHIENLQSSLEAIRYESLTDELTTLNNRKHFENSLERVIEQSKESRRGFALLMTDIDHFKKFNDTFGHQTGDQVLRLVALSVKQNIKAQDIACRYGGEEFGIILPHSSLEEASEIGERIRNAVMSKELVKRSTGENLGRVTISVGIATFRSDDSGHSIVARADEALYAAKNAGRNLVKTELDLSAESQESVA, translated from the coding sequence ATGGCGGATGACGACGACCATAAGCGGACAATCCAGTATGGAGAATCCGCAATCAGTTACATCAAGAAGAACGTTCTGCCAGCTTACCCGAGGTCCTATGAGCTTTGGTACACCTATTCTGCTGGCTACAATCAGGGCCTGAACCGGGCTATCAACGACACGATCAAAGCGAGCGGGCGCGTAAGCACAGATGAGATGCTGACGCTATATGGCCGCTTCCTGTCCCCCACACGGCTCGGCGATCGTCTTGATGAAGTTGGATCCAAAGTTTCCAGAGAAGTTGAAGAGCTTGTCGACACGCTCAAACTGAGTGCAGACGCCACGTCAGACTATGGTAGTGCGCTGGAACAGGCCGGCGAAAAGATCAAATCCATCGAAGACGCGGAAAAGCTGCAGATCTACGTGACTCACCTGGTGAAATCGACCCAGAACGCAGTTGCCACCAACAGAAAGCTGGAAAGCCAGCTGCTGGAATCTAAGAAGCACATTGAGAACCTGCAGTCCTCGTTAGAAGCGATCAGATACGAATCGCTCACGGACGAGCTGACAACCCTCAACAATCGCAAGCACTTTGAAAACTCACTTGAACGAGTGATCGAACAGTCAAAGGAAAGCAGACGCGGATTTGCTCTTCTGATGACCGATATTGACCACTTCAAGAAGTTCAATGACACCTTTGGTCACCAGACCGGAGACCAGGTCCTGCGGCTTGTTGCGTTGTCCGTCAAACAGAATATCAAGGCCCAGGATATTGCCTGTCGCTACGGCGGAGAAGAATTCGGTATCATCCTTCCCCACTCCAGTCTCGAAGAGGCATCGGAGATTGGCGAGCGGATCCGCAATGCCGTGATGTCCAAGGAACTGGTGAAACGCTCCACGGGAGAAAACCTCGGTCGTGTGACCATCTCTGTCGGAATTGCGACGTTCCGTTCTGATGACAGCGGGCACTCTATCGTTGCTCGCGCAGACGAAGCTCTCTACGCAGCCAAAAATGCCGGCCGCAATCTCGTCAAGACCGAGCTGGACCTATCTGCAGAAAGCCAGGAAAGCGTCGCCTAG
- the tenA gene encoding thiaminase II, translated as MKLFERLKADAAPQWADYTQHDFVEQLGDGKLPLECFKHYLVQDYLFLIQFARAYALGIYKSPRVADMRMSLEGVKAILDVELELHIELCGKWGMSRDEIEQAPEDTPTMAYTRFVLDAGMSGDLLDLQAALAPCVIGYAEIGRQLSAKGCDNDTNPYQRWIQEYSSEAYQSLANDFSSWMDGTADDVMTERRYPRVLSLFEKACRLESDFWQMGLRAKV; from the coding sequence ATGAAATTGTTTGAACGGCTCAAGGCCGACGCGGCGCCGCAGTGGGCTGACTACACGCAGCATGACTTTGTCGAGCAGTTGGGTGACGGCAAACTCCCTCTGGAGTGCTTCAAGCACTACCTCGTTCAAGACTATCTGTTCCTGATTCAATTCGCGCGGGCCTATGCCTTAGGGATCTACAAGAGCCCGAGAGTTGCGGACATGCGAATGTCGCTGGAAGGTGTGAAGGCCATCCTTGATGTGGAGTTGGAACTGCACATCGAGTTGTGCGGCAAGTGGGGCATGTCCCGCGATGAAATTGAACAGGCCCCGGAAGACACACCGACAATGGCCTACACGCGATTTGTCTTGGATGCGGGTATGTCTGGAGACTTGCTCGATCTTCAGGCCGCGCTAGCTCCCTGTGTCATTGGTTACGCCGAAATAGGCAGGCAACTCAGTGCGAAGGGCTGTGACAACGATACCAACCCTTACCAGCGGTGGATTCAGGAATATTCAAGTGAAGCTTACCAGAGCCTCGCAAATGACTTTTCCAGCTGGATGGATGGCACAGCAGACGACGTCATGACAGAGCGTCGCTATCCAAGGGTACTGTCACTTTTTGAAAAAGCCTGCCGGTTGGAAAGTGATTTCTGGCAGATGGGCTTGAGAGCAAAAGTCTGA
- the sufA gene encoding Fe-S cluster assembly scaffold SufA: MAAGNFQVISLTDDAADRVKSLVENSDKDAIGLRVGIKKGGCAGMEYTMDLVEEASAGDDVVEDKGAKLFVDPSAVLFLLGTEMDYEVTKFRSGFVFKNPNEVSACGCGESVSLQEADLSAFAR; encoded by the coding sequence ATGGCCGCCGGAAATTTTCAGGTCATTTCACTGACCGATGACGCAGCTGATAGAGTGAAAAGCCTTGTCGAGAATTCGGACAAGGATGCCATCGGCTTGCGCGTAGGCATCAAGAAGGGCGGTTGCGCGGGCATGGAATACACCATGGACCTCGTGGAAGAGGCGAGCGCAGGTGACGACGTTGTGGAAGATAAAGGAGCCAAACTTTTTGTCGACCCCTCGGCAGTGCTCTTTCTGCTTGGAACGGAAATGGACTACGAAGTGACCAAATTCCGGTCTGGTTTTGTGTTCAAAAACCCGAATGAAGTTTCAGCGTGTGGCTGCGGCGAATCTGTGTCTTTGCAGGAAGCCGACCTCAGTGCCTTTGCGCGCTGA
- a CDS encoding SUF system Fe-S cluster assembly protein encodes MENATTIDTNADGEALQAEVSAKSAISSDELDRLTTDIVGALKSVYDPEIPCDIYELGLIYKVDIEDDRSINIDMTLTAPGCPVAGEMPGWVENAVSAVAGVGPVNVDMVFDPPWTPERMSDEAKVALNWY; translated from the coding sequence ATGGAAAATGCGACGACAATTGACACCAATGCGGATGGTGAAGCCCTGCAGGCCGAGGTCTCCGCAAAGAGTGCTATTTCATCGGACGAACTGGATCGACTGACAACAGACATCGTTGGCGCACTGAAATCGGTCTACGACCCGGAGATTCCGTGTGACATCTATGAACTTGGCCTGATCTACAAGGTCGATATTGAAGATGACAGATCCATCAACATTGACATGACCTTGACTGCACCTGGTTGTCCGGTTGCAGGTGAAATGCCGGGCTGGGTGGAAAACGCTGTTTCAGCGGTTGCAGGCGTCGGGCCCGTCAATGTCGACATGGTCTTCGACCCTCCCTGGACACCAGAACGTATGTCCGATGAGGCAAAAGTCGCACTGAATTGGTACTGA
- a CDS encoding cysteine desulfurase, translating into MTVATAETIIDDVGYDVDAIRRDFPILSREVYGKPLVYLDNGASAQKPQAVIDAVTKAYSEEYANVHRGLHFLSNTATDNYEAAREKVRRFLNAKSVDEIVFTKSTTEAINLVSYGLGPDFFGEGDEIVLSIMEHHSNIVPWHFHRERSGAKLKWVYVREDGSFDLDAFADTLTDKTKLVAITQMSNVLGTVVPIKEICRIAHERGIQVLVDGSQSAVHLPVDVQDLDCDYYVFTGHKVYGPSGIGVLWGKSERLNALRPFNGGGEMILDVTEDMVTYNDPPHRFEAGTPPIVQAIGLGAALDYMDGIGRENIARHEADLRSYAHQKLKEINSLRIFGEAPDKGAIVSFEIKGAHAHDVATIIDRAGVAVRAGTHCAQPLLAKYGVTSTCRASFGLYNTRSEVDALYEALLKAQSFFG; encoded by the coding sequence ATGACGGTCGCAACCGCAGAAACGATCATTGATGATGTTGGATACGACGTCGACGCCATTCGCAGGGACTTCCCGATCTTGTCACGGGAAGTCTATGGCAAGCCTCTGGTTTACCTGGACAACGGTGCATCCGCTCAAAAACCTCAGGCGGTGATAGACGCCGTGACAAAGGCGTATTCCGAAGAATACGCAAATGTCCATCGTGGCCTCCATTTCCTCTCCAATACGGCGACCGACAACTATGAGGCGGCGCGCGAAAAAGTTCGCCGATTTCTAAACGCAAAGTCGGTTGACGAAATCGTCTTCACCAAATCGACAACCGAGGCGATCAATCTCGTTTCCTATGGATTGGGACCGGATTTCTTCGGTGAAGGTGATGAGATCGTTCTCTCGATCATGGAGCATCATTCAAACATCGTTCCATGGCACTTTCACAGGGAACGTAGTGGCGCCAAGTTGAAATGGGTTTACGTGCGAGAAGACGGCAGTTTCGATCTCGACGCGTTTGCAGATACGTTAACTGACAAAACAAAACTGGTCGCAATTACACAGATGTCCAATGTCCTGGGCACTGTCGTACCGATAAAGGAGATCTGCCGGATCGCGCACGAGCGCGGTATCCAGGTGCTTGTCGATGGCAGTCAGTCCGCGGTGCATTTGCCCGTCGACGTGCAGGACCTCGATTGCGATTATTACGTCTTCACCGGACACAAGGTTTACGGCCCGTCCGGCATTGGTGTGCTTTGGGGAAAATCAGAGCGGTTAAATGCGCTCAGACCATTTAACGGAGGCGGAGAGATGATCCTCGATGTCACCGAAGACATGGTGACATACAACGATCCTCCGCATCGCTTTGAGGCAGGGACCCCACCCATTGTTCAAGCCATTGGCCTTGGCGCAGCGCTTGACTATATGGATGGGATTGGCCGCGAGAACATAGCTCGGCACGAAGCTGATCTAAGGTCTTATGCACATCAGAAACTGAAAGAAATCAACTCGTTGCGAATTTTCGGCGAAGCGCCGGACAAGGGCGCGATCGTTTCCTTTGAAATCAAGGGCGCTCATGCCCATGATGTCGCGACAATCATCGACCGTGCAGGAGTTGCGGTAAGAGCTGGCACACATTGTGCGCAACCGCTCTTGGCAAAATACGGCGTGACGTCTACATGTCGAGCAAGTTTTGGCCTCTACAATACACGCTCTGAAGTGGATGCCCTCTATGAGGCCTTGTTGAAAGCACAGAGCTTTTTCGGGTAA
- a CDS encoding SufB/SufD family protein, translating into MNATALIKHTQAESNLLDRYQSSKDSLEGSVAVSALREAAVEQIRDRGLPHRRVEEYKYSDLRAFLKSAAPLAAAADETAAKAILADQNSYGDLDRYQIVTINGVFAPQLSDLDGLTGEGAVVSDFNTALKGENGAQLLRSPKSAANDGVIALNTAFVQGGVVISLAAGVEVTKPVELIQVATSEGAQVSRHKITLGEGAKLRLLETFVGETGMGELNAVFDYDVADKASLATTRLIVGKVDAARLFTTIATIAGEAEFKSLGFMAGPKFARNQQFIEFTGEHSEAKIYGVTMAGGEDLGDQTLIVDHAVPNCNSREFFKTVLDGRARGVYQGRINVAQHAQKTDGEMMTQALLLSEEAEMANKPELEIFADDVICAHGATSGQIDEDLLFYLRARGIPEDEARTLLVLAFLSEAIEEYGEDDVTEGLEERVRDWLAGH; encoded by the coding sequence ATGAATGCAACGGCACTCATCAAACACACACAGGCTGAAAGCAACCTGTTGGACCGTTACCAGAGCTCTAAAGACAGTCTGGAAGGTTCCGTCGCAGTGTCTGCGCTCAGGGAAGCGGCGGTAGAACAGATCCGTGACAGGGGACTGCCTCATCGCCGGGTCGAGGAATATAAGTACTCGGATCTGCGCGCCTTCTTGAAATCGGCAGCACCTCTCGCGGCTGCCGCCGATGAAACAGCCGCCAAAGCAATTTTGGCGGATCAGAACAGCTACGGCGACCTCGACAGATACCAGATTGTAACGATCAATGGCGTGTTTGCTCCTCAGCTCTCTGATCTGGACGGGCTCACCGGCGAAGGAGCCGTCGTTTCTGACTTCAACACCGCGTTGAAAGGAGAAAACGGGGCGCAGTTGCTTCGTTCTCCGAAGTCCGCTGCAAATGATGGCGTTATTGCTCTCAACACAGCCTTTGTACAAGGCGGTGTTGTTATTTCGCTCGCAGCTGGTGTGGAAGTCACCAAGCCGGTAGAACTGATTCAGGTTGCAACCTCTGAAGGCGCGCAGGTTAGCCGACACAAAATAACGCTCGGCGAAGGTGCCAAGCTGCGTTTGTTGGAGACGTTCGTTGGCGAAACCGGAATGGGCGAATTGAACGCCGTTTTCGACTATGACGTCGCCGACAAAGCGTCGTTGGCGACGACCCGCCTGATTGTTGGCAAGGTTGATGCCGCAAGGCTCTTTACAACGATCGCCACGATCGCAGGCGAGGCTGAGTTCAAATCGCTCGGGTTTATGGCTGGACCAAAATTCGCGAGGAACCAGCAGTTTATCGAGTTTACCGGTGAACACTCCGAGGCGAAGATCTACGGCGTGACAATGGCGGGTGGTGAAGATCTGGGTGACCAGACGCTGATCGTTGACCACGCAGTACCAAACTGTAACAGCCGTGAATTCTTCAAGACCGTTCTTGATGGTCGTGCGCGGGGTGTTTACCAGGGCAGGATCAACGTTGCCCAACATGCCCAGAAAACCGACGGCGAGATGATGACCCAGGCCCTGCTTCTTTCTGAAGAAGCAGAAATGGCAAACAAGCCGGAGCTTGAAATTTTTGCCGATGACGTGATCTGTGCACATGGTGCGACCAGCGGACAGATTGACGAGGACCTGCTCTTTTACCTAAGAGCTCGGGGCATACCTGAAGACGAGGCACGAACCCTGCTGGTTTTGGCTTTCCTTTCAGAAGCTATCGAAGAATACGGCGAAGACGATGTGACCGAAGGGCTTGAGGAGCGGGTGCGTGACTGGCTGGCCGGCCACTGA